Proteins from a genomic interval of Pseudomonas sp. RC10:
- a CDS encoding ATP-binding cassette domain-containing protein, whose translation MTRRCVQPTEAVIQVRGLCNRFGPQVVHENLDLDLYRGEILAVVGGSGSGKSVLLRSIVGLQRPAEGNVRVLGQDLLNLPDKARSQVERRFGVLFQKGALFSSLTITENVALPLIEHAGLSREEAEHLAGIKMALSGLPLSAAHKYPASLSGGMIKRAALARALALDPDILFLDEPTAGLDPIGAGAFDQLILTLRDALGLSVFMVTHDLDTLYTITDRVAVLAQKRVLVADNIDKVSAYKDDWIHEYFHGPRGRSAYAAATHPHEVS comes from the coding sequence GTGACCCGACGTTGCGTTCAACCCACCGAAGCCGTGATTCAGGTGCGCGGCCTGTGCAACCGCTTCGGCCCGCAGGTGGTGCACGAAAACCTCGATCTGGACCTGTATCGCGGTGAAATCCTCGCCGTGGTGGGCGGCTCCGGCAGTGGCAAATCGGTATTGCTGCGCAGCATCGTCGGCTTGCAGCGACCGGCTGAGGGAAATGTCCGAGTATTGGGTCAGGACTTGCTGAATCTCCCGGATAAGGCGCGCTCGCAGGTTGAACGACGTTTCGGCGTGCTGTTTCAAAAAGGCGCGTTGTTTTCTTCGTTGACCATCACTGAGAACGTTGCTCTGCCGCTGATCGAGCATGCGGGGTTGAGTCGTGAAGAAGCCGAACATCTCGCCGGAATCAAAATGGCCCTGTCCGGCTTGCCTTTGTCGGCGGCGCATAAGTACCCGGCGTCGCTGTCCGGCGGGATGATCAAGCGTGCCGCGTTGGCCCGGGCGTTGGCGCTGGACCCGGACATTCTGTTTCTCGATGAACCTACCGCCGGGCTCGACCCGATTGGCGCAGGCGCCTTCGATCAACTGATCCTGACCCTGCGTGATGCGCTGGGCTTGAGCGTGTTCATGGTCACGCACGACCTGGACACCCTCTACACCATCACCGACCGGGTCGCCGTGCTAGCCCAGAAACGGGTGCTGGTGGCCGACAACATCGACAAGGTGTCGGCCTACAAAGACGATTGGATTCACGAATACTTCCACGGCCCGCGCGGCCGCTCGGCCTATGCAGCGGCCACCCACCCACACGAGGTCTCATGA
- a CDS encoding HAD family hydrolase, which translates to MHYQNILFDLDGTLTDPREGITRSIQFALSKLGIDEPDITQLEHFIGPPLLQQFMRAYDFDEAKAWEAVGFYRERFKVTGLYENLVFDGVFELLDLLSDQGRTLFIATSKPWVFAHEIARHFDFARHFKLIYGSELDGTRTDKVELIRHVLDEEKLDPKQTLMIGDRKHDLIGGKRNGLDVAAVGYGFGSREELAAEAPTFHFESLKALHEAFLNSR; encoded by the coding sequence ATGCATTACCAGAATATTCTGTTCGACCTGGACGGCACTCTGACCGATCCGCGCGAAGGCATTACCCGCTCGATTCAGTTCGCCTTGAGCAAACTGGGCATCGACGAACCCGACATCACACAGCTTGAACACTTCATCGGCCCGCCGCTGTTGCAGCAATTCATGCGCGCCTATGACTTTGACGAGGCGAAGGCCTGGGAGGCGGTGGGGTTCTACCGCGAGCGCTTCAAGGTCACCGGGCTGTACGAAAACCTCGTGTTCGATGGCGTGTTCGAACTGCTCGACCTGCTGTCGGATCAAGGCCGCACGCTGTTCATCGCGACGTCCAAGCCGTGGGTGTTCGCCCATGAGATCGCTCGCCATTTTGACTTCGCCCGGCACTTCAAGCTGATCTACGGCAGTGAGCTGGACGGCACCCGGACTGACAAGGTCGAGTTGATCCGGCATGTGCTGGACGAGGAAAAGCTCGATCCCAAGCAGACCTTGATGATCGGCGACCGCAAACATGACCTGATCGGCGGCAAGCGTAACGGGCTGGATGTGGCGGCGGTGGGGTATGGGTTTGGCAGTCGGGAAGAACTGGCGGCCGAAGCGCCGACGTTTCATTTCGAATCGTTGAAAGCGCTGCACGAAGCGTTTCTCAATTCCCGGTAA
- a CDS encoding gamma carbonic anhydrase family protein: MAIRTFQNHTPALGERAFVDYSAVVIGDVEIGADSSVWPLTVVRGDMHRIRIGARTSVQDGSVLHITHAGPFNPDGFPLLIGDEVTIGHKAMLHGCTVGNRILIGMGTTIMDGAVVEDEVIIGAGSLVPPGKRLDSGFLYVGRPVKQVRPLTEKEIAFFPYSATNYVKLKDQHLAEGFDKP, encoded by the coding sequence GTGGCCATTCGCACGTTCCAGAATCACACGCCAGCCCTTGGCGAACGGGCCTTTGTCGATTATTCGGCGGTTGTCATCGGCGATGTCGAAATCGGCGCCGACAGTTCGGTCTGGCCGCTGACGGTGGTTCGAGGCGACATGCACCGCATCCGCATCGGCGCACGTACCAGTGTTCAGGACGGCAGCGTGCTGCACATCACCCACGCCGGGCCGTTCAACCCGGACGGTTTTCCGCTGCTGATCGGCGATGAAGTGACCATTGGCCACAAGGCGATGTTGCATGGCTGCACGGTGGGTAACCGCATTCTGATCGGCATGGGCACGACCATCATGGACGGTGCTGTCGTGGAAGATGAGGTGATCATCGGTGCGGGCAGTCTGGTGCCGCCAGGCAAACGTCTGGACAGCGGCTTTCTGTACGTGGGCCGTCCGGTGAAACAGGTTCGCCCGCTGACGGAAAAGGAAATCGCCTTCTTCCCTTACAGCGCGACCAATTACGTGAAGCTCAAGGATCAGCATTTGGCTGAGGGTTTCGACAAGCCTTGA
- a CDS encoding YheV family putative zinc ribbon protein — translation MTDTPHVVTKKRFIAGAVCPACSEPDKLMMWSEDDVPHRECVNCGYSDTLNAQGQSIPKELGTRVNKPAVKPADPKVQGVQFFPNPKLKKPVDPQ, via the coding sequence ATGACCGATACACCGCACGTGGTTACTAAAAAGCGCTTCATCGCCGGGGCTGTGTGCCCGGCGTGCAGCGAGCCTGACAAGTTGATGATGTGGAGCGAAGACGACGTCCCGCACCGCGAATGCGTGAATTGCGGGTACTCCGACACGCTGAACGCACAAGGGCAGTCAATTCCAAAAGAGTTGGGCACGCGGGTCAACAAACCTGCGGTGAAACCGGCGGACCCGAAGGTGCAAGGGGTGCAGTTCTTCCCGAATCCGAAGCTCAAGAAGCCGGTAGATCCTCAGTAG
- the prlC gene encoding oligopeptidase A, protein MSANNPLLQPYDLPPFSAIRAEHVKPAIDQILADNRAAIADILAKQGAQPTWAGLVLAMDELNDRLGAAWSPVSHLNAVRNSAELREAYESCLPALSAYSTEMGQNRELFQAFEALANSPEAAGFDVAQKTILEHSLRDFRLSGIDLPPEQQKRYAEVQSKLSELGSQFSNQLLDATQAWTKHITDEAALAGLTDSAKAQMAAAAQAKELDGYLITLEFPSYYAVMTYAQDRALREEVYAAYCTRASDQGPNAGKNDNGPVMEQILDLRQELAKLLGFASFSELSLATKMAESSDQVLSFLRDLAKRSKPFAAQDLQQLNAYAAEQGCPDLQSWDSGFYGEKLREQRYSVSQETLRAYFPIDKVLSGLFAIVQKLYGIEIAEQKGFDTWHPDVRLFEIKENGQHVGRFFFDLYARANKRGGAWMDGARDRRRTSAGSLQSPVANLVCNFTPADSGKPALLTHDEVTTLFHEFGHGLHHLLTRVEHAGASGINGVAWDAVELPSQFMENWCWEPEGLALISGHYETGEPLPQDLLEKMLAAKNFQSGLMMVRQLEFSLFDFELHATHGDGRTTLQVLEGVRDEVSVMRPPAYNRFPNSFAHIFAGGYAAGYYSYKWAEVLSADAFSKFEEDGVLNAETGRAFREAILARGGSQAPMVLFVDFRGREPSIDALLRHSGLSEDAAA, encoded by the coding sequence GTGAGCGCGAACAACCCTCTTTTGCAACCCTACGACCTGCCACCTTTCTCGGCGATTCGCGCCGAGCACGTAAAACCTGCCATCGACCAGATTCTCGCCGACAACCGCGCCGCGATTGCCGACATCCTCGCCAAGCAAGGTGCGCAGCCTACATGGGCTGGCCTAGTGCTGGCGATGGACGAGCTGAATGATCGTCTGGGCGCCGCCTGGAGCCCGGTCAGCCACCTCAACGCCGTGCGCAACAGCGCCGAACTGCGCGAAGCCTACGAGTCGTGCCTGCCTGCGTTGAGCGCGTATTCGACCGAAATGGGCCAGAACCGTGAGCTGTTCCAGGCCTTCGAAGCCTTGGCGAACAGCCCGGAAGCTGCCGGTTTCGACGTTGCGCAAAAAACCATTCTGGAACACTCGCTGCGTGATTTCCGCCTGTCGGGCATCGACCTGCCACCCGAGCAGCAGAAGCGCTATGCCGAAGTGCAGAGCAAGCTGTCGGAGCTGGGCAGCCAGTTCTCCAACCAACTGCTCGACGCGACTCAGGCCTGGACCAAGCACATCACCGATGAAGCCGCTCTCGCCGGGCTGACCGATTCAGCCAAGGCGCAAATGGCCGCAGCCGCCCAAGCCAAAGAGCTCGACGGTTATCTGATCACTCTGGAGTTCCCGAGCTACTACGCGGTGATGACCTACGCCCAGGACCGCGCGCTGCGTGAAGAAGTCTACGCCGCGTACTGCACCCGTGCGTCGGACCAAGGGCCGAACGCCGGTAAGAATGATAACGGTCCGGTGATGGAACAGATCCTCGACCTGCGTCAGGAACTGGCCAAACTGTTGGGCTTCGCCAGTTTCTCCGAATTGAGCCTGGCCACCAAGATGGCCGAGTCCAGCGATCAGGTGCTGAGCTTCCTGCGTGATCTGGCCAAGCGCAGCAAGCCGTTCGCCGCGCAGGACCTGCAACAGCTGAACGCCTATGCCGCCGAGCAAGGCTGCCCGGACCTGCAAAGCTGGGACAGCGGTTTCTACGGCGAGAAGCTACGCGAGCAGCGTTACAGCGTTTCCCAGGAAACCCTGCGCGCTTACTTCCCGATCGACAAAGTGCTGAGCGGCCTGTTCGCCATCGTACAAAAACTGTACGGCATTGAAATCGCCGAGCAGAAAGGTTTCGACACTTGGCACCCGGACGTTCGCCTCTTCGAAATCAAGGAAAACGGTCAGCATGTCGGTCGCTTCTTCTTCGACCTCTACGCCCGCGCCAACAAGCGCGGCGGCGCGTGGATGGACGGCGCCCGCGACCGTCGCCGCACCTCGGCCGGCTCGCTGCAAAGCCCGGTCGCCAATCTGGTCTGCAACTTCACTCCGGCCGATTCGGGCAAACCCGCCCTGTTGACCCACGATGAAGTGACGACCCTGTTCCATGAATTTGGCCACGGTCTGCACCACCTGCTGACCCGCGTTGAACACGCAGGCGCCTCGGGCATCAACGGCGTGGCGTGGGATGCGGTCGAGCTGCCAAGTCAGTTCATGGAAAACTGGTGCTGGGAGCCGGAAGGCCTGGCGCTGATCTCCGGTCATTACGAAACCGGCGAGCCGCTGCCTCAAGATTTGCTGGAGAAAATGCTCGCCGCGAAGAACTTCCAGTCCGGCCTGATGATGGTCCGCCAGCTGGAATTCTCGCTGTTCGACTTCGAACTGCACGCCACCCACGGTGATGGTCGCACCACCCTTCAAGTGCTCGAAGGCGTGCGCGACGAGGTCTCGGTGATGCGTCCACCGGCGTACAACCGCTTCCCGAACAGCTTCGCGCACATTTTCGCAGGCGGTTACGCAGCGGGTTACTACAGCTACAAGTGGGCTGAAGTGCTGTCGGCGGACGCCTTCTCGAAGTTCGAAGAAGACGGCGTGCTCAATGCCGAAACTGGCCGTGCCTTCCGCGAGGCGATTCTGGCCCGTGGCGGATCGCAAGCGCCGATGGTGCTGTTCGTCGACTTCCGCGGACGCGAGCCTTCGATTGACGCACTCTTGCGCCATTCCGGCTTGAGCGAGGACGCGGCAGCATGA
- a CDS encoding PA0069 family radical SAM protein, whose amino-acid sequence MSTPLPPRGRGTATNPHNRFAPNRSVAEDDGWYQEVPVTQGTTVTLETAKSIIARNSSPDIPFDRSINPYRGCEHGCIYCYARPSHAYWDMSPGLDFETKLIAKTNAAALLEQQLSKPGYSVAPITLGANTDPYQPIEREYKITRATLEVLLRYRHPVTIITKGSLILRDLDLLSELAKQNLVSVFISLTSLDDELKRILEPRAAAPRARLRAIRVLRDAGVPVGVLLAPMIPMINDMELEKLMAEAKAAGALSASYVMLRLPLEVAPLFEEWLQAHYPQRAEHVMSLVRQSRGGQVYDSRFGSRMRGEGVFAELLAQRYSMAVKKLGLNQRESFKLDCEAFCPPGGQMSLL is encoded by the coding sequence ATGTCCACGCCATTGCCACCCCGCGGTCGCGGCACCGCCACCAATCCCCACAATCGGTTTGCCCCCAATCGTTCGGTGGCCGAAGACGACGGCTGGTATCAGGAAGTGCCCGTGACACAAGGCACGACTGTCACGCTGGAAACCGCCAAAAGCATCATCGCGCGCAATTCGTCTCCTGACATTCCCTTCGACCGGTCGATCAATCCGTATCGCGGTTGCGAGCACGGCTGCATTTATTGCTACGCACGCCCCAGCCACGCGTACTGGGACATGTCGCCGGGGCTGGATTTCGAGACGAAGCTGATCGCCAAGACCAACGCCGCTGCGCTGCTCGAACAGCAGCTGTCGAAGCCCGGCTACAGCGTGGCCCCCATCACTCTGGGCGCCAACACCGATCCGTATCAGCCCATCGAGCGCGAATACAAAATCACCCGCGCCACGCTGGAAGTGCTGCTGCGTTATCGCCATCCCGTAACGATCATCACCAAAGGCTCGCTGATCCTGCGGGATCTGGACCTGCTGTCAGAACTCGCCAAACAGAACCTCGTGTCGGTGTTCATCAGCCTTACGTCGCTGGACGATGAGCTCAAACGCATCCTTGAGCCCCGGGCCGCCGCTCCCAGGGCCAGGCTGCGGGCGATTCGAGTGTTGCGCGATGCCGGGGTGCCGGTCGGGGTGCTGCTGGCGCCGATGATTCCGATGATCAACGACATGGAGTTGGAGAAACTCATGGCCGAAGCCAAGGCTGCCGGCGCATTGAGCGCGAGCTACGTCATGCTGCGGCTGCCGCTGGAGGTCGCGCCGCTGTTTGAGGAGTGGTTGCAGGCGCATTACCCGCAACGGGCCGAACATGTGATGAGTCTGGTTCGGCAGAGCCGTGGAGGCCAGGTGTATGACAGCCGTTTCGGTTCTCGAATGCGCGGAGAAGGGGTATTCGCTGAACTGCTGGCGCAACGCTACAGTATGGCGGTGAAGAAACTGGGGCTGAATCAGCGCGAGAGCTTCAAGCTCGATTGTGAAGCGTTCTGCCCGCCCGGTGGTCAGATGTCGCTGTTGTGA
- a CDS encoding dual specificity protein phosphatase family protein: MRLQLIAPLLATLLATSFCALAQADDAPSPTPRPSEWAQPVDTHYNLYQMTPTLYRSRQPDAAAQPLLKQLGVATVVDFIKESDSKWLSDPSVAQVQIPLQTVHVDDADIIQSLRAIQTAQEKGPVLMHCKHGLDRTGLVAAMYRIVVQGWTKQAALDEMEHGGFEDEDSLKHGIDYINKVDVDALKTALNSGACSTSAFASCAIKGWFQKTDVVGVQTILWRL, from the coding sequence ATGCGCCTTCAATTGATCGCTCCGCTGCTTGCCACGCTGTTGGCGACTTCTTTTTGCGCGCTCGCTCAGGCTGACGACGCGCCCTCACCCACGCCGCGCCCCAGCGAGTGGGCCCAGCCGGTCGACACGCATTACAACCTCTATCAAATGACTCCAACGCTGTATCGGAGCCGTCAGCCCGACGCTGCTGCTCAGCCGCTTTTGAAACAACTGGGCGTGGCGACGGTGGTGGATTTCATCAAGGAAAGTGACAGCAAGTGGCTGTCCGACCCGTCAGTGGCGCAGGTGCAGATTCCGCTGCAGACCGTTCATGTCGACGACGCGGACATTATCCAGAGCCTGCGCGCCATTCAAACGGCGCAAGAAAAAGGGCCAGTGCTGATGCACTGCAAACACGGGCTTGACCGGACGGGCCTGGTGGCCGCGATGTACCGCATTGTCGTGCAGGGTTGGACCAAGCAAGCCGCGCTGGACGAGATGGAACATGGGGGATTTGAGGATGAAGACAGCCTCAAGCATGGCATCGATTACATCAACAAGGTCGATGTGGATGCTTTGAAAACTGCGCTCAACAGCGGCGCATGCAGCACCAGCGCGTTTGCAAGCTGTGCGATCAAAGGCTGGTTTCAGAAGACAGATGTGGTGGGCGTTCAGACGATTCTCTGGCGATTGTAG
- a CDS encoding carbonic anhydrase, which produces MSNRDKQPQASTAPASAKAESADEALQHIVDGFKHFRHDVFPQQEELFKKLATAQHPRAMFITCADSRIVPELITQSSPGDLFVTRNVGNVVPPYGPMNGGVSTAIEYAVLALGVQHIIVCGHSDCGAMRAVLNPDTLEKMPTVKAWLRHAEVAKTVVQDNCNCTGEHETMHVLTEENVIAQLQHLRTHPSVASKLASGQLFIHGWVYDIETSEIRAYDAEQDGFLPLDGDQKIPMATLPRGRY; this is translated from the coding sequence ATGAGCAACAGGGATAAACAACCTCAAGCTTCCACGGCCCCAGCCTCGGCCAAGGCTGAATCCGCTGACGAGGCGCTTCAGCATATCGTCGACGGCTTCAAACATTTTCGTCATGACGTCTTCCCTCAGCAGGAAGAGCTGTTCAAGAAGCTGGCGACCGCCCAGCATCCGCGAGCCATGTTCATCACCTGTGCGGATTCGCGCATCGTTCCCGAACTCATTACACAAAGCTCCCCAGGCGACCTGTTCGTGACCCGTAACGTCGGTAACGTCGTGCCGCCTTATGGCCCGATGAACGGCGGCGTTTCCACGGCCATCGAATACGCAGTACTGGCGTTGGGTGTGCAACACATCATCGTTTGTGGCCACTCCGATTGCGGCGCGATGCGTGCGGTGCTGAACCCGGACACGCTGGAAAAGATGCCCACGGTCAAAGCCTGGCTGCGCCATGCCGAAGTTGCCAAGACGGTCGTTCAGGACAACTGCAACTGCACCGGCGAACACGAAACCATGCACGTCCTCACCGAAGAGAACGTCATCGCCCAGTTGCAACATTTGCGCACTCACCCGTCGGTGGCGTCGAAACTGGCGAGCGGCCAACTGTTCATCCACGGTTGGGTCTACGACATCGAGACCAGCGAAATCCGCGCTTACGACGCTGAACAGGACGGCTTTCTGCCGCTGGACGGCGACCAGAAAATCCCGATGGCCACGCTGCCTCGCGGACGTTACTGA
- a CDS encoding MlaD family protein, whose translation METRAHHVLIGLFTVIVVAAALLFGLWLAKSSVDTAFKDYQVVFNEAVTGLSRGSPVQYSGIKVGDVVNLRLDPQDPRRVLAQIRVAGETPIKRDTFAKLALAGITGTSIIQLSGGTPQSEPLKGEDGHLPEIIASPSPISRLLNDSNDLLTGINTLLHNANELLSSKNVQALTKTMDHLEQTTAVIADQRDDIRQTLKQLLALSKQASTTLDQTSTAMRNANILFTVDGKQAIATGQAAMVSLQQSTDTINQLIKANKGSVDGGLQGLGELGPAIRELRETLASLKTISRSLNANPSGYLLGSDKNKEFEP comes from the coding sequence ATGGAAACCCGCGCCCATCACGTTTTGATCGGCCTGTTCACGGTGATCGTGGTCGCCGCTGCCTTGCTGTTCGGCCTGTGGCTGGCCAAGTCCAGCGTGGACACGGCGTTCAAGGATTATCAGGTGGTGTTTAACGAGGCCGTCACCGGCCTGTCTCGGGGCAGCCCCGTGCAGTACAGCGGGATCAAAGTGGGTGACGTGGTCAATCTGCGGCTGGACCCGCAAGACCCACGCCGCGTGCTGGCGCAGATTCGCGTCGCCGGAGAAACCCCGATCAAGCGCGACACCTTCGCCAAACTGGCCCTCGCCGGGATCACCGGCACGTCGATCATTCAGCTCAGCGGCGGCACGCCCCAGAGCGAACCGCTCAAGGGCGAAGACGGCCATTTGCCGGAAATCATTGCCTCGCCGTCGCCCATCTCGCGTCTGCTAAATGACAGCAACGACCTGCTCACCGGAATCAACACGCTGCTGCACAACGCCAACGAGCTCTTGTCGTCCAAGAACGTTCAGGCGCTGACCAAGACCATGGATCATCTGGAGCAGACCACGGCGGTGATTGCTGACCAGCGCGACGACATTCGTCAGACGCTCAAGCAATTGCTGGCGCTGAGCAAGCAGGCCAGCACGACGCTGGATCAAACCTCCACCGCCATGCGCAACGCCAACATTCTGTTCACGGTCGATGGCAAGCAAGCCATCGCCACCGGGCAGGCGGCGATGGTGTCGTTGCAGCAGAGCACCGATACCATCAACCAGTTGATCAAGGCGAATAAAGGGTCAGTGGATGGCGGGCTTCAGGGGCTGGGCGAACTGGGTCCGGCGATTCGCGAGTTGCGTGAAACGCTGGCCTCGCTCAAGACCATTTCCCGCAGCCTGAACGCCAACCCCAGCGGCTACCTGCTTGGTAGCGACAAGAACAAGGAGTTCGAGCCATGA
- a CDS encoding nucleoside recognition domain-containing protein, whose translation MLNGLWLGFFVVAAISALAQWLVGGNAGIFAAMVESIFAMAKLSVEVMVLLFGTLTLWLGFLNIAEKAGIVDWLGKVLAPLFHRLMPEVPRGHPALGLITLNFAANALGLDNAATPIGLKAMRSLQELNPSQTVASNAQILFLVLNASSLTLLPVTIFMYRAQQGALDPTMVFLPILLATSASTLVGLLSVAFMQRLRLWDPVVLAYLIPGALLLGGFMAILAGLSATALSSLSSILGNVTLFGIIMLFLVVGALRKVKVYETFVEGAKEGFDVAKNLLPYLVAMLCAVGVLRASGALDLILEGIRHGIQWMGLDTRFVDALPTALVKPFSGSAARAMLIETMKTQGVDSFPALVAATIQGSTETTFYVLAVYFGAVGIQRARHAVGCALLAELSGVIAAIAVCYWFFGSAA comes from the coding sequence ATGCTTAACGGCCTATGGCTTGGTTTTTTTGTGGTCGCGGCCATTTCCGCGCTGGCGCAATGGCTGGTGGGGGGGAACGCCGGGATCTTCGCCGCGATGGTCGAAAGCATCTTCGCGATGGCCAAGCTCTCGGTCGAGGTCATGGTTCTGCTGTTCGGCACCCTCACCCTCTGGCTCGGCTTTCTCAACATCGCTGAAAAAGCGGGAATCGTCGATTGGCTCGGTAAAGTTCTCGCGCCGCTGTTTCATCGTCTGATGCCCGAAGTCCCTCGCGGCCACCCGGCCTTGGGCCTGATCACCCTCAACTTTGCGGCCAATGCGCTCGGTCTGGACAACGCGGCAACGCCCATCGGGCTAAAGGCCATGCGCTCGTTGCAGGAACTGAACCCCAGCCAGACCGTCGCCAGCAATGCGCAGATCCTCTTTCTGGTGCTCAACGCCTCTTCCCTGACTCTGCTCCCCGTTACCATCTTCATGTACCGCGCCCAACAAGGCGCGCTCGATCCGACCATGGTTTTCCTGCCGATCCTGCTGGCCACCAGCGCTTCGACCCTCGTCGGCCTGCTCTCGGTGGCGTTCATGCAGCGACTGCGTCTGTGGGACCCGGTGGTGCTGGCTTATCTGATTCCCGGCGCGCTGCTGTTGGGCGGTTTCATGGCGATCCTCGCCGGTTTGTCGGCCACGGCGCTGTCGAGCCTGTCGTCGATCCTGGGCAACGTCACGCTGTTCGGCATCATCATGCTGTTTCTGGTGGTCGGCGCGCTGCGCAAGGTCAAGGTGTACGAAACCTTCGTCGAGGGCGCAAAAGAAGGCTTCGACGTGGCGAAAAACCTGCTGCCGTATCTGGTGGCGATGCTCTGTGCAGTAGGCGTGTTGCGTGCATCCGGAGCGTTGGACTTGATTCTGGAAGGCATCCGCCATGGCATTCAGTGGATGGGCCTGGACACCCGTTTTGTCGATGCCCTGCCCACCGCGCTGGTCAAGCCGTTCTCAGGCAGCGCGGCGCGGGCGATGCTCATCGAGACCATGAAAACCCAAGGCGTGGACAGCTTCCCGGCGCTGGTGGCCGCAACCATTCAGGGCAGCACGGAAACCACCTTCTACGTGCTGGCCGTGTACTTCGGCGCGGTCGGTATCCAGCGCGCCCGTCATGCCGTGGGTTGCGCCTTGCTGGCGGAGCTGTCCGGTGTGATCGCGGCCATCGCGGTCTGCTACTGGTTCTTCGGCTCGGCAGCGTAA
- a CDS encoding ABC-type transport auxiliary lipoprotein family protein, which produces MRLARHSFTRLLLASALLSSALSMTACSILPKQEPSDVYRLPTASTASKVTAPVDWSLRVARPKASETLDSPRIAVIPQGDVISSYKGARWSDPAPVLLRNRLTDAFYRDGRVQSISTDESNLQADFELGGELQAFQSEYRGTAVDVVIRLDARLVDDHQRIIASRRFEAHQPVADKPVSAVVAGFGQASDTLTAQVLQWTVEQGQRRYAAEPKNQ; this is translated from the coding sequence ATGAGGCTTGCCCGTCATTCCTTTACCCGGCTGTTGCTCGCAAGTGCGCTGCTGTCCTCGGCCTTGTCGATGACGGCCTGTTCGATCCTGCCCAAACAGGAGCCTTCGGACGTCTATCGCTTGCCCACGGCCTCGACCGCCAGCAAGGTTACGGCCCCTGTCGATTGGTCATTGCGCGTGGCGAGACCCAAAGCCAGCGAGACGCTGGACAGCCCGCGCATCGCGGTTATCCCCCAAGGCGACGTGATCAGCAGCTATAAAGGCGCGCGCTGGAGCGATCCGGCCCCTGTGCTGCTGCGCAACCGGCTGACCGATGCGTTCTACCGCGATGGTCGCGTGCAATCGATCAGCACTGACGAAAGCAACTTGCAGGCAGATTTCGAGCTGGGCGGAGAGTTGCAGGCGTTTCAGAGCGAATACCGGGGCACCGCCGTCGACGTGGTGATTCGTCTGGACGCGCGGCTTGTCGATGATCATCAGCGCATCATCGCCAGTCGCCGCTTCGAGGCGCATCAGCCAGTGGCCGACAAGCCCGTCTCAGCGGTGGTGGCAGGCTTCGGGCAGGCCAGCGATACGCTGACCGCCCAAGTGCTGCAATGGACCGTGGAGCAGGGCCAGCGGCGTTACGCTGCCGAGCCGAAGAACCAGTAG